A section of the Pristiophorus japonicus isolate sPriJap1 chromosome 4, sPriJap1.hap1, whole genome shotgun sequence genome encodes:
- the LOC139262713 gene encoding EEF1A lysine methyltransferase 3-like gives MTTVLPPEHSGDDVSNMEGYSPSAYTAHNNYEFSGYSLKIARIMGANLGVSAYIWDSAIALCRYFEKEKISFTGKKVIELGSGTGIVGILATLLGGDVTLTDKPNILKQIEKNISINIPTACRHRLQVLPLIWGESHTNFPTDYDFILGSDIVYSSVIYPALVETLRHLANQGSTIYLCSEIRKRNGSRSFHEELLPQHFHCQVVDSIEDKNIVLYKMTKIVTSPRHGLPSNDINLPSTEPDTD, from the exons ATGACGACAGTGTTGCCCCCCGAGCATTCCGGCGACGATGTCTCAAACATGGAGGGTTACTCTCCAAGTGCCTACACCGCTCACAACAACTACGAGTTCTCCGGATACAGTTTGAAGATCGCTCGTATTATGGGCGCTAACCTGGGCGTATCTGCTTATATCTGGGACTCT GCAATTGCTCTTTGCCGGTACTTTGAGAAGGAGAAGATCAGTTTTACTGGAAAGAAAGTGATTGAGCTGGGATCGGGCACTGGAATCGTGGGGATTTTAGCCACCTTACTTG GTGGAGATGTTACCTTGACAGATAAACCGAACATACTGAAGCAAATAGAAAAAAATATCTCCATCAACATCCCCACTGCCTGCAGACACCGTTTACAAGTCCTTCCCCTGATATGGGGTGAAAGCCACACTAACTTTCCGACGGATTATGACTTCATCTTGGGTTCGGACATTGTGTACAGCTCAGTTATCTACCCGGCGCTCGTAGAAACATTGCGCCATCTCGCTAATCAAGGCAGTACAATTTACCTCTGTTCCGAAATACGAAAGCGAAATGGTTCCCGCTCTTTCCACGAGGAGCTTCTACCTCAGCATTTTCACTGCCAGGTTGTTGACAGCATAGAGGATAAAAATATTGTTCTGTACAAAATGACCAAAATTGTTACAAGTCCGCGGCATGGGCTGCCAAGTAACGATATAAATCTGCCCTCCACTGAACCTGACACGGATTGA